A window of the Cannabis sativa cultivar Pink pepper isolate KNU-18-1 chromosome X, ASM2916894v1, whole genome shotgun sequence genome harbors these coding sequences:
- the LOC115723697 gene encoding uncharacterized protein LOC115723697 has protein sequence MATQSVVPYKKPAPMKKDISKRDMSKFCRFHGDYGHDTNECNNVKREIEVLIRKNNPHVQKYVKADQNQWTAQADNNKDLLLPPPVNRHLQVIIGGLYIAGDSGKAWERYARTLVQKPKEVVLVVEERNPKIPRVGELAITFTEEDVVNVRFPHNDPLVVEV, from the coding sequence ATGGCGACTCAATCAGTAGTCCCGTACAAAAAACCTGCTCCCATGAAAAAGGACATAAGCAAGCGGGACATGTCCAAATTTTGTCGTTTTCATGGAGATTATGGCCATGACACTAATGAGTGCAACAACGTGAAGCGGGAAATTGAAGTCCTCATAAGGAAAAATAACCCGCACGTGCAAAAGTATGTCAAGGCCGACCAAAATCAATGGACCGCCCAAGCAGATAACAACAAAGACCTGTTACTGCCTCCACCAGTGAACAGACATTTACAAGTTATCATCGGAGGCCTATATATTGCTGGAGATTCGGGAAAAGCTtgggagaggtatgcccgaacTTTAGTACAAAAACCAAAGGAAGTGGTTCTGGTCGTAGAAGAAAGGAACCCAAAAATTCCACGGGTAGGGGAACTCGCTATAACTTTCACTGAAGAAGACGTTGTCAATGTTCGCTTCCCGCACAATGATCCATTAGTTGTGGAGGTATAG
- the LOC115723695 gene encoding uncharacterized protein LOC115723695, protein MMTSNIVESINSAILATRTLPITTMMESLSSLVQKWVWTNDNEAHGTFTKVSTVTEKILKDNFIQARKYEITPVTTILYQVNVLEKGKFLVNLLDKTCECNRFQQDEIPCPHAIAVFSKRGLRVYDYVADYYKTDEMKATYDTTVNPLPNESEWTLPESLEMIVLPPNTKKSAGRPRRRRISSKGEPKVQLKCGRCKKTKHNRKTCTNPALPPKQQEPKQSRRKKANTQ, encoded by the exons ATGATGACATCCAACATAGTTGAGTCGATAAATTCAGCAATACTTGCCACAAGAACACTGCCCATTACTACAATGATGGAGAGTCTTTCAAGTTTGGTACAAAAATGGGTTTGGACAAACGACAACGAAGCACACGGAACATTCACCAAAGTTTCAACAGTGACAGAAAAAATACTCAAAGACAACTTTATTCAAGCAAGAAAATATGAG ATTACACCAGTCACAACCATACTCTACCAAGTGAATGTGCTAGAGAAAGGGAAATTCCTGGTCAATTTACTAGACAAAACATGTGAATGTAACCGGTTCCAGCAAGATGAAATCCCATGTCCTCATGCAATAGCTGTATTCTCAAAACGAGGATTGCGAGTTTACGACTATGTTGCGGACTACTACAAAACTGACGAAATGAAAGCAACATATGACACAACAGTAAACCCATTACCAAATGAAAGTGAGTGGACACTGCCTGAGAGCTTGGAAATGATAGTCCTACCCCCAAACACAAAAAAGAGTGCAGGGAGACCTAGGAGGAGAAGAATAAGTTCAAAAGGAGAGCCAAAAGTACAACTAAAGTGTGGACGTTGCAAGAAGACAAAGCACAACAGAAAAACATGCACTAATCCAGCTCTACCACCAAAGCAACAAGAACCAAAACAATCAAGGCGCAAGAAAGCAAATACACAATAA
- the LOC115723696 gene encoding uncharacterized protein LOC115723696 — translation MITCVDENCNWFLRASKLKQTQTFKIRKYVNNHTYSLDVIMEDHRQATYNTIAQIVKKKYNSINRQHAPNDIMKDMLHEFGVSMGYQKAWRTREKALELSRGKPEDSYQQLPMYLHMLKKANPGTGTELMTDKKNRFKYMFLALSNSIRAWIHYRPVIVVDGTFLKITYGGTLFTTSIMDVYNHIFILAFGIGDLENDSSWEWFFHKLRETFGEREGMTIISDRHKSIEKAVATVYPNIFHGACIFHLLNNIKVNFGAHGEDLTLNFVKATKTYNTKSFEGYMSELNKVDRRIRPYS, via the exons ATGATTACATGTGTTGACGAAAATTGTAACTGGTTTCTGCGCGCTTCAAAGTTGAAACAAACACAAACCTTCAAGATTAGAAAATATGTCAACAACCACACCTACTCATTGGATGTCATAATGGAAGATCACAGGCAAGCAACTTACAATACTATTGCTCAAATAGTAAAGAAGAAGTACAACTCAATAAACAGGCAGCATGCACCGAATGACATCATGAAGGACATGCTACATGAGTTTGGGGTCTCGATGGGATATCAAAAGGCTTGGAGAACAAGAGAGAAGGCTCTAGAATTGTCAAGAGGAAAGCCAGAAGACTCATACCAACAACTCCCAATGTACCTTCATATGCTAAAAAAAGCAAATCCAGGCACCGGAACCGAATTGATGACAGACAAGAAGAACCGGTTCAAGTACATGTTCCTAGCACTGTCAAACTCAATTAGAGCATGGATTCATTACAGACCGGTGATTGTGGTAGATGGCACATTCTTGAAAATAACATACGGAGGGACGTTGTTTACAACATCAATAATGGATGTTTACAACCACATATTCATATTGGCATTTGGAATAGGAGACTTGGAGAATGATTCATCATGGGAGTGGTTCTTCCACAAGCTAAGAGAAACATTCGGAGAAAGAGAAG GCATGACAATCATCTCAGACCGGCACAAAAGCATAGAGAAAGCAGTAGCAACTGTCTACCCAAACATATTCCATGGAGCATGCATATTCCACTTGCTTAACAACATTAAAGTCAATTTTGGAGCACACGGAGAAGATCTTACATTAAACTTTGTCAAAGCCACCAAGACATACAACACGAAATCATTTGAAGGATACATGTCAGAACTCAACAAAGTAGACAGGAGAATCAGACCTTATTCTTAG